A portion of the Ferrimonas lipolytica genome contains these proteins:
- a CDS encoding TonB-dependent receptor domain-containing protein: protein MSLKTRFAAVAITTAASSAAFAADIETITVTGSRFDTAAEYQLAVVNTVERAEIEILQPKSVVDLLERLPGLSVTRSGGSAQTASVSVRGANSDHVLVLIDGIRVSSATLGSTDFSAVSPEQIERIEVVKGPRASVWGSDAIGGVIQIFTRQLQSGQYFTAAELGSDNYGRLAAGAGVSHGEGQTSVTVAAEASDGFDVYRDTDEADDDGYDRITVGLNGEQPLNQSWSIAWQGQYNSGNSEYDDIFAATGPDQSDFDNFFWNIASRYQRQQFESQFSVGQSRDRNDQFRDGVAAKSRFQTDRDQLNFTNQYHFNDTVTAIGGVDYNNESVNGDYATSDRDLIGVYGLARARFGGWLLEAAVRFDDVEDVDSETSYNLSSAYHLSSHWRISASYGTGFKAPTFNDLFWPELGNPDLLSETSKNTEITLNYSRIGASAYLSVFKNEIENLIDWAGSGEFDQFGWEIYRPSNVADAQMRGVEFGSQFQFWGLTHELAYTYLDTEDKSSGEQLVSRSEHEADYAVSYQWQQLDGRLDYHYQGKRFAGDSNYDGSGDFLSAYHKVDLSFGYQLTDELIVRAKLNNVFDQETTSVEGYHAPGREWYLSLSYYVM from the coding sequence ATGAGTTTAAAAACGCGCTTTGCAGCTGTTGCTATTACCACAGCTGCCTCATCTGCGGCGTTCGCTGCTGATATAGAAACCATTACTGTGACAGGCTCTCGTTTCGACACTGCCGCTGAGTATCAGCTGGCGGTGGTAAATACGGTCGAACGAGCTGAAATCGAAATTCTGCAGCCCAAATCAGTGGTGGATCTACTTGAACGTTTACCGGGTTTAAGTGTTACTCGAAGTGGCGGCAGTGCACAAACCGCTTCGGTGAGTGTTCGTGGTGCCAATTCTGATCATGTGTTAGTGCTAATTGATGGCATTCGAGTGAGTTCCGCCACATTAGGCAGCACCGATTTCTCAGCGGTATCACCGGAACAGATTGAGCGGATTGAGGTGGTTAAAGGCCCACGGGCATCAGTGTGGGGCAGTGATGCCATCGGTGGTGTGATTCAGATTTTCACTCGACAGCTGCAAAGTGGTCAGTACTTTACTGCCGCTGAACTTGGCAGTGACAATTATGGCCGTTTGGCTGCTGGTGCAGGGGTTAGCCATGGTGAAGGGCAAACTAGCGTGACTGTTGCCGCTGAAGCAAGTGATGGTTTTGATGTGTATCGGGATACCGATGAAGCAGATGATGATGGTTACGATCGGATTACTGTTGGTTTGAACGGTGAACAGCCATTAAATCAAAGCTGGAGCATAGCGTGGCAGGGCCAATACAATAGTGGCAACAGCGAATACGACGACATATTTGCTGCGACGGGTCCAGACCAATCGGATTTTGATAACTTCTTTTGGAATATAGCCAGTCGCTATCAGCGACAGCAGTTTGAATCACAATTTAGCGTGGGTCAGTCCCGTGATCGGAATGACCAGTTTCGAGATGGCGTCGCCGCTAAATCGCGTTTTCAAACCGATCGTGACCAACTCAATTTTACCAACCAATATCATTTTAACGACACTGTTACGGCGATAGGCGGAGTTGACTATAACAATGAGTCGGTCAATGGTGATTATGCCACTAGCGACCGTGATCTTATTGGTGTGTATGGGTTGGCGCGTGCTCGCTTTGGTGGATGGTTACTGGAAGCGGCAGTCCGCTTTGATGACGTCGAAGATGTTGATAGCGAAACTTCATACAATCTAAGTAGTGCCTATCACCTCAGCTCTCATTGGCGGATCAGTGCCAGTTACGGCACCGGCTTTAAGGCGCCGACCTTCAATGACCTATTCTGGCCTGAGCTTGGCAATCCGGATCTGTTGTCGGAAACCTCGAAAAATACCGAAATTACCCTTAATTACAGTCGAATCGGCGCTAGCGCGTACCTGAGCGTGTTCAAAAACGAGATTGAAAATCTTATTGATTGGGCTGGTAGCGGTGAGTTTGATCAGTTTGGTTGGGAGATCTACCGGCCGAGTAATGTTGCTGATGCGCAAATGCGTGGGGTTGAGTTTGGCAGCCAATTTCAGTTTTGGGGTTTAACTCATGAGTTGGCATACACCTACTTAGACACTGAGGATAAATCGTCTGGAGAGCAATTGGTTAGCCGCTCTGAGCATGAAGCTGATTACGCCGTTTCGTATCAATGGCAGCAACTCGATGGGCGTCTTGATTACCATTATCAAGGCAAGCGTTTTGCTGGTGACAGTAACTATGATGGCAGCGGTGACTTCTTATCAGCGTACCACAAAGTGGATCTAAGCTTTGGCTACCAACTAACAGACGAACTGATCGTTCGTGCCAAACTCAACAATGTATTTGATCAAGAGACAACCAGCGTCGAGGGCTACCATGCCCCCGGGCGAGAATGGTATCTCAGTCTTAGCTATTACGTAATGTAA
- a CDS encoding ABC transporter ATP-binding protein — MLHAVRTESTQDLPVIEVEQLSWACPQKLVLADVSFSVQAGQFVGLLGPNGAGKSTLLRCLYRYLQPTTGGIRLNGQPLSQLSQQQLAQRVAVVTQHTPLGFSMSVRQFMATGLLAQQRFWHRRNERAERIQIDATLVRVGLLELAEQRYEHLSGGEQQRLLIARALLQRPQILILDEPTNHLDVYYQIEILQLVRSLGITVIASIHDLNLAAGYCDRLLLLQQGRLVAKGTPQQVLTSDNLQRIYHVDAIVDQHPTQRYQRVTFQYHPKPNRDANG; from the coding sequence ATGCTGCACGCGGTAAGAACCGAATCGACTCAAGATCTACCAGTTATCGAGGTTGAGCAACTAAGCTGGGCTTGTCCGCAAAAGTTGGTGCTGGCGGATGTGAGCTTCAGTGTGCAAGCTGGCCAATTTGTGGGCTTACTTGGTCCTAATGGTGCCGGCAAATCCACGTTGTTACGCTGCCTTTACCGGTACCTCCAGCCAACCACCGGGGGGATACGGCTCAATGGTCAGCCGTTGTCGCAGCTATCGCAGCAACAATTGGCACAGCGGGTTGCGGTGGTGACTCAACATACACCGTTGGGGTTTTCGATGTCGGTGCGCCAATTTATGGCGACCGGATTGCTGGCCCAACAGCGTTTTTGGCACCGTCGTAATGAACGGGCGGAACGAATTCAGATTGATGCCACTCTTGTTCGTGTGGGCTTATTAGAGTTGGCGGAGCAGAGATATGAACACCTCTCTGGCGGCGAACAGCAACGATTACTTATCGCTCGGGCATTGCTGCAGCGACCGCAGATCCTGATCCTCGATGAACCAACTAATCACCTTGATGTTTACTATCAGATCGAGATCTTGCAGTTAGTTCGCTCATTAGGGATCACCGTGATCGCTTCGATTCATGATCTAAATCTTGCGGCGGGCTATTGTGATCGACTGCTGTTGCTGCAACAGGGGAGGTTGGTTGCTAAAGGTACACCGCAGCAAGTGTTGACCAGCGATAACCTGCAACGGATCTATCATGTTGATGCCATTGTCGATCAGCACCCTACTCAAAGGTATCAACGAGTTACTTTTCAATACCACCCTAAGCCAAATCGTGACGCCAATGGTTAA
- a CDS encoding FecCD family ABC transporter permease translates to MPLSISTLLKGINELLFNTTLSQIVTPMVNPRWLLLLLLTALVVSPLVAISIGSAELTLTQVAMALWRGLSDPAAMAISDRIVIELRLPRVLLALICGAGLALSGSVLQSVTRNPLADPYLFGISAGASLGAVVAISFGFAGFSLPLCAFLGSLVAVAVVMVMARDGEIEGLILAGVAISFLLSSLASLVLYFGDSQATQAVLFWSLGSFARASWEILPYPFIAVAVALALVSMFQRHLLALLAGDESAHTQGVAVVPLRLGMLLITALVTASLVAYCGGIGFVGLMVPHIVRMLIGGASRVSLLVTALFGAVMMVWVDLLARQLLPAQELPVGVVTAIMGSLFFIVLLAKRRRP, encoded by the coding sequence ATGCCATTGTCGATCAGCACCCTACTCAAAGGTATCAACGAGTTACTTTTCAATACCACCCTAAGCCAAATCGTGACGCCAATGGTTAATCCTCGTTGGCTATTACTGTTGTTACTTACTGCCCTAGTCGTATCTCCGTTGGTGGCAATATCGATTGGCAGTGCTGAACTAACATTGACTCAGGTGGCAATGGCGCTCTGGCGTGGCTTGAGCGATCCTGCCGCTATGGCTATTTCAGATAGAATTGTCATTGAGTTGCGGTTACCACGGGTGTTGCTCGCGCTCATCTGTGGTGCCGGTTTAGCGTTGTCAGGTTCGGTGCTACAAAGTGTCACTCGCAACCCGTTGGCGGACCCTTATTTGTTTGGTATCTCTGCTGGAGCCTCATTGGGGGCTGTTGTCGCCATCAGTTTTGGTTTTGCCGGCTTTAGTTTGCCATTGTGTGCTTTTCTCGGTTCACTGGTAGCGGTTGCAGTGGTGATGGTGATGGCTCGTGATGGCGAAATCGAAGGGTTAATCCTAGCCGGTGTAGCGATCTCATTCTTGCTCTCTTCGTTAGCCAGTTTAGTGCTCTATTTTGGTGACAGCCAAGCAACCCAAGCGGTTCTATTTTGGAGCCTTGGTAGCTTTGCCCGAGCCAGTTGGGAGATTCTTCCGTACCCATTTATTGCGGTGGCCGTAGCGTTAGCGCTGGTGTCGATGTTTCAACGTCACTTGCTCGCTTTACTGGCCGGTGATGAAAGCGCCCATACCCAAGGGGTTGCGGTGGTACCACTGCGGCTCGGGATGTTGTTGATTACGGCGTTAGTTACCGCATCACTTGTTGCGTACTGCGGTGGCATCGGCTTTGTTGGTTTAATGGTGCCCCATATTGTCCGCATGCTTATTGGTGGTGCCAGTCGTGTATCTCTGCTAGTGACCGCGTTGTTCGGAGCGGTGATGATGGTTTGGGTAGATCTGTTGGCACGGCAACTGTTACCGGCGCAGGAGTTACCCGTTGGTGTGGTTACCGCGATTATGGGCAGCCTGTTTTTTATTGTGTTGCTGGCTAAACGACGAAGGCCCTAA
- a CDS encoding cobalamin-binding protein — translation MRRANFVFIVVMLLSQSVLAAPIKIAALTPSSVELLFAVGAGDNIIATVEYADYPEQAQQIERVGSYDHFNMERLLLLQPDAVVVAFADTNQQLLGQLQMLRVPIIDSSVTELNQLPQRLVELAQLTDMPQHGEQLAQQFKRRLQHITEKYQHKPSVSVFYQVWPEPLTTVSSGWIDNMINRCGGRNVFAQSIADYPQVSLEQVIVRSPQLILLPVAASQYRSEVDLWSDWPELPAVKNEMMIEINADWVHRSGPRSLDGLEQICVAVDHARSVAKNESP, via the coding sequence ATGAGACGAGCTAATTTTGTATTCATTGTCGTGATGCTGTTAAGCCAATCGGTACTGGCGGCGCCGATTAAGATTGCGGCGTTGACGCCAAGTTCGGTTGAGTTGCTGTTTGCTGTTGGCGCTGGTGACAACATCATTGCTACCGTCGAGTACGCCGATTACCCCGAACAAGCACAGCAGATCGAACGCGTTGGCAGTTATGATCATTTTAATATGGAGCGGTTACTGTTATTGCAGCCTGATGCAGTGGTAGTTGCGTTTGCTGACACCAATCAACAGTTGTTGGGGCAGTTACAAATGCTGCGGGTTCCTATTATTGATTCGAGCGTAACCGAGTTAAACCAGTTACCGCAGCGCTTAGTTGAGTTGGCTCAGCTTACGGACATGCCACAACATGGTGAGCAACTGGCACAGCAATTTAAGCGAAGATTGCAACATATCACCGAAAAATATCAGCATAAGCCATCAGTGTCGGTGTTTTATCAGGTATGGCCAGAGCCACTGACAACGGTATCCTCTGGTTGGATCGATAATATGATCAATCGATGTGGTGGCCGTAATGTCTTTGCTCAAAGCATTGCCGATTATCCCCAGGTCAGTTTAGAGCAGGTGATAGTGCGATCGCCGCAACTGATTTTACTGCCGGTAGCAGCGAGCCAGTATCGAAGTGAGGTTGATCTATGGAGTGATTGGCCGGAACTGCCTGCAGTAAAGAATGAGATGATGATTGAGATCAATGCCGATTGGGTACATCGCAGCGGGCCACGTTCTCTCGATGGGCTAGAACAGATCTGTGTTGCTGTCGATCATGCCCGCTCAGTTGCCAAAAACGAGTCTCCTTGA
- a CDS encoding ABCB family ABC transporter ATP-binding protein/permease, which translates to MRGSGTYVHYSEVNWRTLGSLLPYLMEFRGRVLLALLCLVAAKVASVGLPFILKEVIDNLDGQRTLEVVAMPLALLVAYGVVRFANVLFGELRDTLFGRVTERAMRRVGLKVFSHLHNLDLAFHLNRQTGGLSREIERGVNGISFLMRFMVFNIGPTLLEVGLVIGLLWKNYQGGYALIVFIAVVLYISFSVVATEWRTSFVRQMNAAESASSTRAIDSLINFETVKYFANEQNEADAYDEGLAKWEQARRKNRLSLFALNGGQSLIIAIAMTSAMVLAASDVLNGAMTLGDFALINAFMMQVFMPLGFLGFVYREMKGSMANIEKMFGLLAVAPTVQDKPKASQLNAHDGSVTFNNVSFRYQAQRPILTGLSFTAKPMQKVALVGASGAGKSTISKLLLRFYDVDSGSVEIDGQDIRDVSQYSLRKAIGVVPQDTVLFNNTILENVRYGRLDATDAEVMAALKIAHLEEFVKTLPDGLATKVGERGLKLSGGEKQRVAIARAVLKRPKIMVFDEATSSLDSRSEQSILAALADVSQRQTTLVIAHRLSTIVDADQILVIGEGQIIEQGDHHSLLERDGAYTKLWRFQQNHSVDPI; encoded by the coding sequence ATGCGCGGAAGCGGTACTTATGTTCACTATTCTGAGGTGAACTGGCGCACATTGGGCAGTTTGTTGCCTTATTTGATGGAGTTTCGTGGCCGAGTGCTGTTGGCGCTGTTATGTCTGGTAGCAGCTAAGGTCGCCAGTGTGGGCTTACCGTTTATCCTCAAAGAGGTTATCGACAACCTTGATGGCCAGCGCACATTGGAAGTGGTGGCGATGCCACTGGCACTGTTAGTGGCATACGGCGTAGTTCGCTTTGCTAATGTCCTTTTTGGTGAATTGCGCGACACGCTGTTTGGTCGGGTAACTGAACGAGCCATGCGCCGAGTCGGCCTCAAGGTCTTTAGTCATCTTCATAACCTTGATCTTGCCTTTCACCTTAATCGACAAACCGGTGGTTTATCTCGAGAGATCGAACGCGGGGTTAATGGCATCAGCTTCTTGATGCGATTTATGGTGTTCAACATCGGCCCAACGTTACTAGAGGTTGGCTTAGTTATAGGCTTGCTGTGGAAGAACTATCAAGGCGGCTATGCCTTAATCGTTTTTATCGCGGTGGTGCTTTATATCAGTTTCTCAGTAGTGGCGACTGAATGGCGTACCAGTTTTGTGCGGCAGATGAATGCAGCAGAGTCCGCATCCAGTACCCGGGCCATCGATAGTTTGATTAACTTCGAAACGGTAAAGTATTTTGCAAATGAGCAAAATGAAGCCGACGCCTATGACGAGGGTCTAGCTAAGTGGGAACAAGCGCGTCGTAAAAACCGCCTCAGTTTGTTTGCGCTTAATGGCGGCCAATCACTGATCATCGCTATTGCCATGACCAGCGCCATGGTGCTGGCAGCTAGTGATGTCCTTAATGGGGCGATGACCCTTGGTGATTTTGCGCTGATTAACGCCTTTATGATGCAAGTGTTTATGCCGTTAGGCTTCTTAGGGTTTGTGTACCGTGAGATGAAAGGCAGCATGGCCAATATTGAAAAGATGTTTGGTTTACTTGCGGTTGCTCCTACGGTGCAAGATAAACCCAAGGCTAGCCAGCTTAACGCTCATGATGGTAGCGTCACTTTCAACAATGTCTCTTTTCGTTACCAAGCCCAACGGCCAATCCTTACTGGGTTGAGTTTTACCGCTAAACCGATGCAAAAGGTTGCCCTAGTCGGTGCCAGTGGCGCCGGTAAGTCAACCATATCGAAATTGCTACTGCGCTTTTACGATGTGGATAGTGGCAGTGTTGAGATTGATGGCCAAGATATCCGCGATGTTAGTCAGTATTCGTTACGCAAGGCGATCGGTGTGGTGCCACAAGATACGGTGCTATTTAATAACACGATTCTTGAAAACGTTCGCTACGGTCGCCTCGATGCAACTGACGCAGAGGTAATGGCGGCGCTTAAAATTGCCCATCTTGAGGAGTTTGTTAAAACCTTACCGGATGGTTTAGCAACCAAGGTTGGCGAACGGGGCTTGAAGCTTTCCGGTGGTGAGAAGCAGCGTGTTGCTATTGCCCGCGCTGTATTGAAACGCCCCAAGATCATGGTATTTGATGAAGCAACCTCGTCACTTGACAGTCGTTCCGAGCAAAGCATTCTTGCGGCGCTGGCGGATGTATCGCAACGGCAAACTACCCTAGTGATAGCGCACCGATTATCAACCATTGTTGATGCGGATCAGATCTTAGTGATTGGTGAGGGCCAGATAATAGAGCAGGGCGATCATCACAGCCTGCTTGAACGCGATGGGGCGTACACTAAGTTATGGCGGTTTCAACAAAACCACTCAGTTGATCCGATATAA
- a CDS encoding DNA replication terminus site-binding protein, translated as MITTINSPILTAIDSQQLHDKFAASQQLRQRLVETLAQRAPLQQLLCKLPGSLQTQPLHRFEQINVAAINNSSAHGLITDAIKDLYRNGDDVQSQRVRRYPGLIRFNPSPNSKLAELCQQLDQSIDTFKASLHRITAAAPNKQDLRFEILHDIAPNLITMHYYRSPMMIGQGIKRVRFGWVAKRIVAKTSKHEILTRLHNSLSSPGKVIADMPAWRQNIEQEYRAVDSLPANVELRIDREGGLRPTAFIQFSQGGRTQTPANLPLLIEQAEPIEVVPLPDWQQSDYPPAKGELLIPRLHLYRIN; from the coding sequence ATGATAACGACAATCAACTCCCCCATACTCACTGCCATCGACTCGCAGCAATTGCATGATAAGTTTGCTGCCAGCCAACAACTGCGACAGCGACTGGTCGAGACATTGGCCCAACGAGCGCCATTGCAGCAACTGTTGTGTAAACTCCCTGGCAGTTTGCAAACGCAACCACTGCATCGGTTTGAACAGATCAACGTCGCTGCAATAAACAACAGCTCTGCTCACGGGCTTATCACCGATGCCATTAAGGATCTGTATCGCAACGGCGATGATGTGCAAAGTCAACGTGTAAGACGTTACCCCGGATTAATTCGTTTTAACCCATCCCCAAACAGCAAGCTAGCTGAGCTTTGTCAGCAACTAGATCAAAGCATTGATACCTTTAAAGCCTCGCTACACCGCATTACCGCTGCGGCACCAAACAAGCAGGATCTGCGTTTCGAAATTCTTCACGATATCGCCCCAAACCTAATCACCATGCACTACTACCGTAGTCCAATGATGATCGGCCAAGGGATCAAACGAGTAAGGTTTGGTTGGGTCGCAAAGCGAATTGTCGCCAAAACCAGTAAGCATGAAATCCTTACCCGACTGCACAACAGCCTTAGCAGTCCAGGCAAAGTTATCGCCGATATGCCGGCCTGGCGGCAAAACATTGAGCAGGAGTATCGTGCTGTAGATTCGTTGCCCGCGAACGTTGAACTTCGAATCGACAGAGAAGGTGGACTGCGACCAACCGCGTTTATCCAGTTTAGCCAAGGGGGGCGAACCCAAACCCCTGCCAATCTGCCGCTGCTTATTGAACAAGCAGAACCGATCGAGGTTGTGCCGTTACCGGATTGGCAGCAAAGCGACTACCCACCTGCTAAAGGCGAACTGCTTATTCCACGGCTACATTTATATCGGATCAACTGA
- a CDS encoding manganese-dependent inorganic pyrophosphatase: protein MIHVFGHLSPDSDSICSAVIAAHWLNHRGMDATAFRPGEASRETQFIFEAAGLELPPVLDKPLAGEKVYLVDFCEQEQGPSDLPQAHIVGLVDHHRMGTLQSHGPLEAWMMPLGSTASVLHELYQIHGAQLTQPLAVLMLAALLSDTVGLKSPTTTARDVELVDLIAPIAQVDVEQFTADLLVAKTDLNGMNANELLDKDVKSFEFGGKTLTVGQLELADFAQTAAMEADLQAALEQRVAANGKDVAVLMLTNIRSEQTRLLVAGPAAQMLIDANPELTFDNCLSRKKQMLPWLNGVFTG, encoded by the coding sequence ATGATCCACGTATTCGGCCACTTAAGCCCAGACAGCGACAGTATTTGCAGCGCAGTAATCGCCGCACATTGGTTAAACCACCGCGGTATGGACGCAACCGCGTTTCGTCCAGGCGAAGCGAGCCGTGAGACCCAATTTATCTTCGAAGCTGCTGGCCTAGAACTGCCGCCGGTTCTTGATAAACCATTGGCCGGTGAAAAGGTATACTTGGTCGATTTCTGTGAACAGGAACAGGGCCCTAGCGATTTGCCCCAGGCGCATATCGTTGGTCTGGTCGATCACCACCGCATGGGTACGCTGCAAAGCCATGGCCCATTGGAAGCATGGATGATGCCACTTGGCTCTACCGCTTCTGTACTGCACGAGTTGTACCAGATCCACGGCGCACAGCTAACTCAACCGTTGGCAGTGTTGATGCTTGCGGCATTGCTATCCGACACCGTTGGTTTGAAGTCGCCTACCACCACCGCTCGTGACGTTGAGTTAGTTGACCTGATCGCGCCAATCGCACAAGTTGACGTTGAGCAGTTCACTGCTGATCTGTTGGTTGCCAAAACTGATCTAAACGGCATGAACGCCAACGAGTTACTCGATAAAGACGTTAAGAGTTTTGAGTTTGGTGGTAAAACATTGACCGTTGGTCAATTAGAACTGGCTGATTTCGCACAAACTGCGGCGATGGAAGCAGATCTGCAAGCGGCACTGGAACAGCGTGTCGCTGCTAACGGCAAAGACGTTGCAGTACTGATGCTGACAAATATCCGTAGCGAGCAAACGCGCCTACTAGTTGCCGGCCCAGCAGCGCAGATGCTAATCGATGCGAACCCAGAGTTGACCTTTGACAACTGCCTGAGCCGTAAAAAACAGATGTTACCGTGGCTAAACGGCGTATTTACTGGCTAA
- a CDS encoding ECF-type sigma factor, producing the protein MINLSSVEDSQLGLASQTTNGDDGQQMAVLLYQQLRLRARSVKSRLPQCATLDSRALIHEAYAKFAVNGRRYNDENHFLAVASTAMRHVLIDYLRQKQASKRDSEGVDLSQFIGESQLDQIAEIDDALKRFEHHYKREHDVAVYRIFGGLTVAEVANVVGVSIATVKRDWAFAQSWLYKNITRC; encoded by the coding sequence ATGATTAACTTATCATCAGTGGAAGACTCCCAACTCGGTCTAGCGTCGCAAACAACTAACGGCGACGATGGTCAACAAATGGCTGTATTGCTGTACCAGCAACTGCGGCTGCGAGCGCGTTCAGTTAAAAGTCGGCTGCCACAATGTGCCACACTCGATTCGCGGGCGCTCATTCATGAGGCGTACGCTAAGTTTGCGGTCAATGGTCGCCGTTATAACGATGAAAACCACTTTCTTGCGGTCGCCAGCACGGCGATGAGACATGTACTTATTGATTACCTTCGTCAAAAACAAGCGAGTAAACGTGATAGTGAAGGGGTCGATCTCAGCCAGTTCATTGGCGAGAGCCAATTAGATCAAATTGCTGAAATCGACGATGCCCTTAAACGTTTTGAACACCATTACAAGCGTGAGCACGATGTTGCGGTTTACCGTATCTTCGGTGGATTGACCGTGGCTGAGGTTGCTAATGTTGTAGGGGTATCAATCGCAACGGTAAAACGCGATTGGGCGTTTGCGCAAAGTTGGCTTTATAAGAATATCACTCGCTGTTGA
- a CDS encoding serine/threonine-protein kinase — MDIESQPALIKKYFQQVAALTAEQQAPFLDALPVDIRDEVQQLVDQSACSRAYFQSVSESIFGAEEVIKADPFDLCGSSIGDYRVTEVIASGGMGVVYRGLDMQLQRPVALKLLISTDGHNAVGRQQLLREARAVSRLSHPNIGITYGITSSERQQDVMVMEYYRGETIQQKLDNNSIEPAKIHAWVLQLLSGLKHAHQHGLIHRDIKPSNLMVTEDGSIRILDFGLAINGNDGAVRQGEGTTAYMSPEQIRLQPITHATDLWSAGVVLLELAVSVGWLDRVNAYTWAQNPAISSNRGPQWLQQLLNQLLILDAELRVATPAAISKPSASVLLALFANIRPWYSAAVAAVVISISALALEPVETPIPSHKVVSLYVEAKPTKAEQAFIFELNQWLKFVDGNSPKLSYLGIESNQQPLEGENVRLTLSVQHLEAGFTAKLTATNDQQQPYRRWLRHTASVHPNLVLQDLRSELALFLEIPLEQAVALTPSASFASLEAFKLMTQVNGELAAIQQQLITDLDQLTHLESILIKANEMESNAAIDTGLATIYRLRYEHDGAIENLQMAQFFITSGFTKDRKLLPAYIEMTRILLLKGEVATAITTLSLALDLYPNHCDLHFALAETYLAIEDITALDKALQVYQKVAPFDWRVYNLLGKAAIARDDHNEALKQFKHALEIRPNQPFIRNQIAQIPSV; from the coding sequence GTGGATATTGAGTCACAGCCGGCACTGATAAAGAAATACTTCCAGCAAGTGGCTGCGCTTACCGCTGAGCAGCAAGCTCCTTTTTTGGATGCACTACCAGTGGATATCCGTGATGAGGTGCAACAGCTGGTCGATCAAAGTGCCTGCTCCCGGGCGTATTTTCAGTCTGTTTCGGAATCTATTTTTGGAGCCGAAGAGGTGATCAAGGCCGATCCTTTTGATCTATGTGGATCGAGCATCGGCGATTATCGCGTAACTGAAGTGATAGCCAGCGGCGGTATGGGGGTTGTATATCGCGGCTTGGATATGCAGTTGCAGCGCCCCGTGGCACTAAAGCTACTTATCAGCACCGATGGCCATAACGCAGTCGGCCGGCAACAATTACTACGAGAAGCCCGTGCTGTTAGCCGTTTAAGTCATCCAAATATTGGTATCACTTACGGCATAACATCATCTGAGCGTCAGCAAGACGTTATGGTGATGGAGTATTACCGTGGCGAGACTATTCAACAAAAACTCGATAACAACAGTATTGAACCAGCGAAGATTCACGCTTGGGTACTGCAGCTGTTGTCTGGCCTCAAACATGCGCACCAGCATGGGCTCATTCATCGCGATATTAAGCCAAGCAATCTTATGGTTACCGAAGATGGCAGCATTAGGATCCTAGATTTTGGATTAGCGATAAATGGCAATGATGGGGCCGTGCGACAAGGCGAAGGCACCACCGCCTATATGAGTCCCGAGCAGATCCGCCTGCAGCCAATAACCCACGCGACTGATTTGTGGTCTGCGGGTGTGGTGTTACTGGAATTAGCAGTGTCGGTGGGGTGGCTTGATAGGGTTAACGCGTATACCTGGGCGCAGAATCCGGCGATTAGTAGCAATCGTGGGCCGCAATGGCTTCAGCAGCTATTAAACCAACTGTTGATTTTAGATGCTGAGCTAAGAGTTGCGACACCCGCGGCGATTAGTAAACCTAGCGCTAGTGTGTTGTTGGCACTGTTCGCTAATATACGACCTTGGTATTCAGCCGCTGTTGCTGCCGTGGTTATATCGATTAGCGCGCTAGCGCTGGAACCAGTTGAAACGCCGATCCCAAGCCACAAAGTGGTTAGCCTTTATGTTGAAGCTAAGCCGACTAAAGCTGAGCAAGCGTTCATATTCGAACTCAACCAATGGCTCAAATTTGTTGACGGCAATAGCCCTAAGCTCAGTTATCTTGGTATCGAATCTAATCAGCAACCACTGGAGGGTGAGAATGTTCGGCTTACTCTATCGGTGCAGCACCTAGAAGCGGGTTTCACTGCTAAGTTGACTGCGACTAACGACCAGCAGCAGCCCTATCGCCGTTGGTTACGACACACTGCATCGGTTCATCCAAATCTAGTGCTGCAAGATCTTCGTAGTGAATTAGCCTTGTTTCTCGAGATACCACTAGAACAGGCGGTCGCTCTTACACCGAGCGCTTCTTTTGCTAGCCTCGAAGCCTTTAAGCTTATGACCCAAGTTAATGGTGAGCTGGCGGCTATTCAGCAGCAACTTATTACCGATTTGGACCAGCTTACGCACCTTGAGTCAATATTGATTAAAGCGAATGAGATGGAGAGTAATGCCGCGATAGATACTGGATTAGCCACTATCTACCGACTTAGATATGAGCATGATGGCGCTATTGAAAATCTGCAAATGGCACAGTTTTTTATAACTAGTGGCTTCACTAAAGACAGAAAATTACTGCCAGCATACATTGAGATGACGCGGATTTTATTGTTAAAAGGGGAGGTGGCCACCGCCATCACGACATTATCGTTGGCGCTCGATCTGTATCCAAATCATTGCGATCTTCATTTTGCTTTAGCAGAAACCTATTTAGCCATTGAGGATATAACAGCGCTAGATAAGGCATTGCAGGTTTACCAGAAGGTTGCCCCCTTTGATTGGCGGGTGTACAACCTGTTAGGCAAGGCTGCAATTGCGCGTGATGATCATAATGAAGCGTTAAAGCAATTTAAGCACGCGCTTGAGATCCGTCCCAATCAACCATTTATTCGCAATCAAATAGCGCAAATTCCATCGGTATAG